The Roseicyclus marinus genome has a segment encoding these proteins:
- a CDS encoding DUF2793 domain-containing protein, whose product MTDTPRLSLPLLSPSQAQKHVTVNEALARIDGLTQLTLVSIDVATPPVVPVEGEVYAVPEGALNTWAGQGGKLAIAVNGGWVFVEPRRGWQALVLDRGLPAIHSGADWRLGAMTLGASGAGLSVGLVEFDQPMGGGPSVTTAPVIPARATVFGVTGRVVEAITGGAASWSLGVAGDPGRFGTGLGMGQNSWVNGPAAPVVYWDATALVLTAAGPAFTGGLVRFAVHYTELFLPDPV is encoded by the coding sequence ATGACTGACACACCGCGCCTGTCCCTGCCGCTCTTGTCGCCGTCGCAGGCGCAAAAGCATGTCACCGTGAACGAAGCCTTGGCTCGCATCGACGGATTGACGCAACTGACGCTGGTTTCCATCGATGTGGCGACCCCGCCCGTCGTGCCGGTGGAGGGTGAGGTTTATGCCGTGCCCGAAGGCGCGCTGAACACCTGGGCAGGCCAGGGGGGAAAGCTTGCCATCGCGGTCAATGGCGGTTGGGTTTTCGTGGAGCCGCGCCGGGGGTGGCAGGCGCTGGTTTTGGACCGGGGTCTGCCTGCGATCCATTCGGGAGCGGACTGGCGGCTTGGAGCCATGACGCTGGGTGCGTCGGGGGCGGGTCTGTCCGTGGGGTTGGTGGAATTCGACCAACCGATGGGCGGCGGGCCATCGGTCACGACCGCCCCCGTCATTCCGGCGCGCGCAACCGTTTTCGGGGTCACAGGCCGGGTGGTGGAGGCGATCACGGGGGGTGCTGCAAGCTGGTCCCTGGGCGTTGCGGGCGATCCGGGGCGGTTCGGCACGGGGCTTGGCATGGGCCAGAATTCCTGGGTCAACGGGCCTGCGGCGCCCGTGGTCTATTGGGATGCGACCGCGCTGGTCCTGACGGCGGCGGGGCCTGCGTTCACCGGGGGGCTGGTGCGGTTCGCGGTGCATTACACGGAATTGTTCCTGCCAGATCCGGTCTGA
- a CDS encoding DUF2163 domain-containing protein: MSGAGALEAHLAGGASSVCRCWKLVRGDGLTLGFTDHDRTLVFDGVTFAPETGLSAAALMQSTGLSVDNTEAVGVLSDAAITEADIAAGRYDGAEIEAWLVHWEAPENRVLQFRGALGEVTRANGAFSAELRGLAERMNAATGLVYQRSCSAVLGDGACRFDLTTPGYAIEAEVVGVEGGRVIHVEGAQGFEPRWFERGRCDMLDGQAAGLGGAIKIDRPEGALRRIELWDRLRSEITPGDRLRLTAGCDKSMDTCRFKFTNLLNFQGFPDIPGTDWMVAHPARQSARSGGSRR; the protein is encoded by the coding sequence GTGAGCGGGGCGGGCGCGCTCGAGGCGCATCTGGCGGGGGGTGCCAGTTCGGTCTGCCGGTGCTGGAAGCTTGTGCGGGGCGACGGGCTGACGCTGGGGTTCACCGATCACGACCGGACGCTGGTGTTCGACGGCGTGACCTTTGCGCCCGAGACGGGGCTGTCGGCGGCGGCGCTGATGCAGAGCACGGGCCTGTCGGTCGACAATACGGAGGCCGTGGGCGTTTTGTCGGATGCGGCGATCACCGAGGCGGATATCGCGGCGGGCCGCTATGACGGGGCCGAGATCGAGGCCTGGTTGGTGCACTGGGAGGCACCGGAGAACCGGGTGCTGCAATTCCGGGGCGCGCTGGGCGAGGTGACGCGGGCCAATGGCGCCTTCAGCGCGGAATTGCGCGGGCTGGCGGAGCGGATGAACGCAGCCACGGGCCTGGTCTATCAGCGGAGCTGTTCGGCGGTTCTGGGCGATGGGGCCTGCCGGTTTGACCTGACGACGCCGGGCTATGCCATCGAGGCCGAGGTGGTCGGCGTGGAGGGGGGCCGCGTGATCCATGTTGAGGGTGCCCAAGGCTTCGAGCCGCGCTGGTTCGAGCGGGGGCGCTGCGACATGCTGGACGGGCAGGCGGCGGGGCTGGGTGGGGCGATCAAGATCGACCGGCCCGAGGGCGCGCTCAGGCGGATCGAATTGTGGGACAGGCTGCGGTCCGAGATCACCCCGGGTGACCGGCTGCGTCTGACGGCGGGTTGTGACAAGAGCATGGACACCTGCCGGTTCAAATTCACCAACCTGCTCAATTTCCAAGGCTTTCCGGATATTCCCGGCACCGATTGGATGGTGGCCCATCCCGCGCGGCAATCGGCGCGGTCGGGGGGGAGCCGGAGATGA
- a CDS encoding NlpC/P60 family protein, translating to MSAVVTAARGWIGTPYVHQASCRGAGCDCLGLLRGVWREVLGAEPETVPAYTADWSEAGGQERLWAAAMRHLHQKPLAEAAAGDVLLFRMRDEGVAKHLGLQAEIGPAASFIHAYSGRGVVESALTPPWARRIVARFVFPERI from the coding sequence ATGAGCGCCGTCGTGACGGCGGCGCGCGGCTGGATCGGCACGCCTTATGTGCACCAGGCCAGTTGCCGGGGTGCGGGCTGCGATTGCCTGGGGCTTTTGCGGGGGGTCTGGCGCGAGGTTCTGGGAGCAGAGCCCGAAACCGTGCCCGCCTATACCGCCGATTGGTCGGAGGCGGGCGGGCAGGAGCGGCTGTGGGCGGCGGCGATGCGCCATCTGCACCAAAAGCCGTTGGCGGAGGCTGCGGCGGGCGATGTCCTGTTGTTCCGGATGCGGGACGAGGGGGTCGCCAAGCATCTTGGCCTGCAGGCCGAGATCGGGCCTGCGGCCAGTTTCATCCACGCCTATTCGGGGCGTGGCGTGGTCGAAAGCGCGCTGACGCCGCCCTGGGCGCGGCGGATCGTGGCGCGTTTCGTATTTCCCGAAAGGATCTGA
- the cysE gene encoding serine O-acetyltransferase yields MAKVQRKLAGVDPVWQRILTEAEQAVIDEPLLGGLIHGCVLHHDSLERALAYRLAQKLASGEMSEQLVREIADEAHRADPGLGAAARADIMAVHDRDPACHRYIQPLLFFKGFQAVQAYRVGHWLWTQGRQDLAYFIQMRVSEVFGVDIHPAARIGKGIMIDHAHSIVVGETAVVGDNVSMLHSVTLGGTGKETEDRHPKIGDGVLIGAGAKVLGNIRIGNCSRIAAGSVVLEEVPACKTVAGVPARIVGEAGCAQPAMSMDHLLPNPGTGVAG; encoded by the coding sequence ATGGCGAAGGTGCAAAGAAAACTGGCCGGGGTCGATCCGGTCTGGCAGCGCATCCTGACCGAGGCCGAACAGGCGGTGATCGACGAGCCGCTTCTGGGCGGGTTGATCCATGGTTGCGTGCTGCATCACGACAGCCTGGAGCGGGCGCTGGCCTACCGCTTGGCGCAAAAGCTCGCCTCGGGCGAGATGTCGGAGCAATTGGTGCGCGAGATCGCGGATGAGGCGCATCGCGCGGACCCCGGTCTGGGGGCTGCGGCGCGCGCCGATATCATGGCGGTCCATGACCGGGACCCGGCCTGCCACCGCTATATCCAGCCCCTGTTGTTCTTCAAGGGCTTCCAGGCCGTGCAGGCCTATCGCGTCGGCCATTGGCTTTGGACGCAGGGGCGGCAGGATCTGGCCTATTTCATCCAGATGCGGGTGTCCGAGGTTTTCGGGGTCGACATCCATCCGGCCGCAAGGATCGGCAAGGGGATCATGATCGACCATGCCCATTCCATCGTGGTGGGGGAAACGGCGGTCGTGGGCGACAATGTCTCGATGCTGCATTCCGTGACGCTGGGCGGCACCGGCAAGGAGACCGAGGATCGCCACCCCAAGATCGGCGACGGTGTTCTGATCGGGGCAGGGGCCAAGGTTCTGGGCAATATCCGCATCGGTAACTGCTCGCGCATCGCGGCAGGCTCCGTGGTGCTGGAGGAAGTGCCCGCCTGCAAGACGGTGGCGGGCGTGCCCGCGCGGATCGTGGGCGAGGCGGGCTGTGCGCAGCCGGCGATGAGCATGGATCACCTGTTGCCCAATCCGGGGACGGGTGTGGCCGGGTAG
- the typA gene encoding translational GTPase TypA → MDLRNIAIIAHVDHGKTTLVDNLLKQSGAFRENQAVAERAMDSNDLERERGITIFAKPTSVEWKGTRINIVDTPGHADFGGEVERILSMVDGVVLLVDAAEGPMPQTKFVTSKALALGLRPIVVLNKVDKPDADPDRALDEVFDLFAALDADEDQLDFPHLYASGRSGWADPTLDGPRKDLHALFNLIVRHVPKPRQIARQNEDFRMLATTLGADPFVGRLLTGRVESGRLKVGQTVQTLSRLGEKVEQFRVTRIQAFRGLAQQDIEEALAGDIVSLAGMTKSTVADTICALAVDEPLHAQPIDPPTITVTFGINDSPLAGRDGKKVQSRVIRERLLKEAESNVAIRVTDTPGGEAFEVAGRGELQMGVLIENMRREGFELSISRPQVLFREIDGQRHEPVEEVTIDVDDDYTGAVIEKITGPRKGELKEMKPAGAGKTRIIALVPSRGLIGYHGEFLTDTRGTGVLNRVFHAWEPYKGPIEGRRAGVLISMENGVSVAYALWNLEERGRMFIGAQEPVYTGMIIGEHSRDNDLEVNPLKGKKLTNIRASGTDEAVRLTTPITMTLEQAIAYIDDDELVEVTPNAIRLRKRYLDPHERKRMSRAAE, encoded by the coding sequence ATGGACCTCCGCAATATCGCGATCATCGCGCACGTCGACCACGGCAAGACCACGCTGGTCGACAACCTTCTCAAGCAATCCGGCGCTTTCCGCGAAAATCAGGCCGTGGCCGAACGCGCGATGGACAGCAACGATCTGGAACGCGAACGCGGCATCACGATCTTTGCCAAGCCCACCTCGGTGGAATGGAAAGGCACGCGGATCAACATCGTCGACACCCCCGGCCACGCCGATTTCGGCGGCGAGGTGGAACGCATCCTGAGCATGGTCGATGGTGTGGTGCTTTTGGTCGACGCGGCCGAAGGGCCGATGCCCCAGACGAAATTCGTGACCTCCAAGGCGCTGGCGCTTGGCCTGCGGCCCATCGTGGTCCTGAACAAGGTCGACAAGCCCGATGCCGATCCCGACCGCGCACTGGACGAGGTCTTCGACCTTTTCGCAGCGCTCGATGCCGATGAGGATCAACTCGATTTTCCGCATCTTTACGCGTCCGGCCGGTCCGGCTGGGCCGATCCCACGCTCGACGGCCCGCGCAAGGATCTGCACGCGCTCTTCAACCTGATCGTGCGCCACGTGCCCAAGCCGCGCCAGATCGCCCGCCAGAACGAGGATTTCCGGATGCTCGCCACGACGCTCGGGGCCGATCCCTTCGTCGGACGGCTCCTGACGGGTCGGGTCGAATCCGGGCGGCTCAAGGTCGGCCAGACCGTGCAGACGCTCTCGCGGCTTGGCGAAAAGGTCGAACAATTCCGCGTCACCCGGATCCAGGCGTTCCGCGGCCTCGCCCAGCAAGACATCGAGGAAGCGCTCGCTGGCGATATCGTCAGCCTTGCGGGCATGACGAAATCGACCGTGGCCGATACGATCTGCGCGCTTGCGGTCGATGAACCGCTCCACGCACAGCCCATTGATCCGCCGACCATCACCGTCACCTTCGGGATCAACGACAGCCCGCTCGCAGGCCGCGACGGCAAGAAGGTGCAAAGCCGCGTGATCCGCGAGCGTCTGCTGAAAGAGGCGGAAAGCAATGTCGCCATCCGCGTCACCGACACGCCCGGCGGCGAAGCCTTCGAGGTTGCGGGCCGCGGCGAATTGCAGATGGGCGTCCTGATCGAGAACATGCGCCGCGAAGGGTTCGAATTGTCGATCTCCCGCCCGCAGGTGCTCTTCCGCGAGATCGACGGCCAGCGTCATGAACCGGTCGAGGAAGTCACCATCGACGTCGATGACGATTACACCGGCGCCGTGATCGAAAAGATCACCGGACCCCGCAAGGGCGAGCTGAAGGAAATGAAACCCGCAGGCGCCGGCAAGACGCGGATCATCGCGTTGGTGCCCTCGCGCGGGCTCATCGGCTACCACGGCGAATTCCTGACCGACACGCGCGGCACGGGCGTTCTGAACCGCGTCTTCCACGCCTGGGAACCCTACAAGGGCCCGATCGAAGGGCGGCGCGCGGGCGTTCTGATCTCGATGGAAAACGGCGTCTCGGTCGCCTATGCGCTCTGGAACCTCGAGGAACGCGGCCGGATGTTCATCGGCGCGCAGGAACCCGTCTACACCGGCATGATCATCGGCGAGCATTCGCGCGACAACGATCTCGAGGTGAACCCGCTCAAGGGCAAGAAACTGACCAACATCCGCGCTTCCGGCACGGATGAGGCGGTGCGCCTGACGACGCCCATCACGATGACGCTGGAACAGGCCATCGCCTATATCGACGATGACGAACTGGTCGAGGTTACGCCGAACGCGATCCGGTTGCGCAAGCGCTATCTCGATCCGCATGAACGCAAGCGGATGTCGCGCGCGGCCGAGTGA
- a CDS encoding baseplate multidomain protein megatron, whose protein sequence is MATLLLSAAGAAIGGMTSGTVLGLSGAVIGRAVGATLGRMIDQRDQRAAPESGSELVERGRIDRFRITQADEGVPVAQLFGRMRLGGQVIWATQFVEHVTTTTTTTGGGGGGGGGGKGAPRRPPEPTFTTTTTTYSYSISLALALCEGEIRRVGRVWADGIELDQSSVVMRVYHGGADQMPDPLMAAVEGAGAVPAYRGIAYVVFEDLDLTPYGNRVPQFAFEVTRGAQPKADILPAAADMVRAVALMPGTGEYALATRVVTYSDGFGSGGALNAGTAMGGADFPHALRQMREVLPGLGSVSLIYSWFGDDLRAGACRVKPKVEDQSRDGAQMPWRAGGIARAEAETLARVDGRPIYGGTPADGSVIEAIRAIRAGGQEVMVYPFLLMEILSGNGRPDPWGGAEQPPLPWRGRITGDLAPGMPGSPDGTDANRAAVAAFFGTARAAHFSISGDQVSYSGPAEWSYGRFILHAAALCAAAGGVEAFCIGSEMRSLTQMRDDLGFPAVAAFRALTAEVRILLPHADLGYAADWSEYFGYHPQDGSGEVHFHLDPLWADPQIDFIGIDNYMPLSDWREGPDHADAEWGVIHDLDYLRANIEGGEGYDWYYPTAEARAAQRREPITDGLYGEPWTFRYKDLRGWWEAEHHNRIPGPRGWAVPNGDRPDLWGTAGGAVLSPVAGSFVEGRFRNAVRVTDAAGNFLSMARSADFPGLAGTPYKVRLFYRAGSATYLRLTVDYRDPVVAWIYVVGAPGALAPITVSGHVVQGVENILHPDGTHEFRCEIILKGHDPAMNIGFGPGSNVVGQTVDFVGLGVTARALHKTGWVPMSKPIRFTEIGCPAVDKGTNEPNKFFDPKSSESALPQFSNGRRDDLIQAQYLRAILSYWAEPGKNPVSPIYGGPMLEMDRAHVWAWDARPWPAFPRDTARWSDGDNWRLGHWISGRIEAVPLSHVVAELCEAAGVTRYDVSDLQGLVRGHLSGETESARARVQALMLAYGFLAVEREGMLVFRHLPRRPAAVIDPGLTALGEGGAGGLTLSRAAEAEVTGRVRIGFTAAEADYGERVAEAVFPGDGSDLVTVSDLPLAMTGPEAQAIAERWLAEAGVARDGLSLVLPPSTRGVGAGDMVALGDGSTWRIDRVEDRGARAIEAVRVEPSVFDPSDAVEERAPVIPFVPPMPVSPVFMDLPLLTGGEIEHAPHLAVTATPWAGAAAVYASASEDGFSLVRFIERRAVIGRLETPLFGARPGLWDRSGPLRLRIPEARLAGAEMEAVLNGANAAAVGIGDDGPWEVIQFAGAELVGPDLWEIGLRLRGQQGTDALMPEIWPEGSLFVLLDGAPVQIDPGMAARGLARNYRIGPARRSVEDASYVARRLAFAGAGLRPYSPVHLRAMPGEAGLSVSWIRRSRIDADSWQGVDVPLGESAESYLLRISDAAGLRREVTLGAPGFVYTSAMRSGDGTLAPFTIEVAQLSDRFGPGPFARITIND, encoded by the coding sequence ATGGCGACGCTACTTCTGTCGGCTGCGGGCGCGGCCATCGGCGGCATGACCTCGGGCACGGTTCTGGGTCTGAGCGGGGCGGTAATCGGGCGCGCGGTGGGCGCGACGCTGGGGCGGATGATCGACCAGCGCGACCAGCGCGCCGCCCCCGAAAGCGGGTCGGAATTGGTCGAGCGGGGCCGGATCGACCGGTTCCGCATCACGCAGGCCGACGAGGGCGTGCCGGTGGCGCAGCTGTTCGGGCGGATGCGGCTGGGCGGGCAGGTGATCTGGGCCACGCAATTCGTGGAACATGTCACGACGACCACGACCACGACCGGCGGCGGGGGCGGTGGCGGAGGCGGCGGCAAGGGTGCGCCGCGCCGCCCGCCCGAGCCGACATTCACCACCACGACGACGACCTATTCCTATTCGATCAGTCTTGCGCTGGCGCTGTGCGAGGGGGAGATCCGGCGGGTGGGCCGGGTCTGGGCCGATGGGATCGAGCTGGACCAGAGCAGCGTGGTGATGCGCGTCTATCATGGCGGCGCGGACCAGATGCCCGATCCGTTGATGGCGGCGGTGGAAGGGGCGGGTGCCGTGCCCGCCTATCGCGGGATCGCCTATGTCGTGTTCGAGGATCTGGACCTGACGCCCTATGGCAACCGGGTGCCTCAATTCGCCTTTGAGGTGACGCGGGGGGCGCAGCCCAAGGCCGATATCCTGCCCGCCGCCGCCGACATGGTGCGCGCCGTGGCGCTGATGCCGGGAACGGGGGAATATGCGCTGGCGACCCGCGTCGTCACCTATTCCGACGGGTTCGGATCGGGGGGCGCGCTCAATGCCGGGACGGCGATGGGGGGTGCGGATTTTCCCCATGCGCTGAGGCAGATGCGCGAGGTCTTGCCGGGGCTCGGATCGGTCAGCCTGATCTATTCGTGGTTCGGGGATGATCTGCGCGCGGGGGCGTGCCGGGTGAAGCCCAAGGTCGAGGATCAGAGCCGGGACGGGGCGCAGATGCCCTGGCGCGCGGGCGGGATCGCGCGGGCCGAGGCCGAGACGCTGGCGCGTGTGGATGGTCGCCCGATCTATGGCGGCACGCCCGCCGATGGATCGGTGATCGAGGCGATCCGCGCGATCCGGGCCGGGGGGCAGGAGGTGATGGTCTATCCCTTCTTGCTGATGGAGATCCTGTCGGGCAACGGGCGGCCGGACCCCTGGGGCGGGGCGGAACAGCCCCCCCTGCCGTGGCGGGGACGGATCACGGGCGACCTGGCCCCCGGAATGCCTGGCAGCCCCGATGGCACGGACGCCAACCGCGCGGCGGTGGCGGCATTTTTCGGCACGGCACGGGCGGCGCATTTCAGCATCTCGGGCGATCAGGTCAGTTATTCCGGCCCTGCGGAATGGAGCTATGGGCGCTTCATCTTGCATGCTGCGGCGCTGTGTGCGGCGGCGGGAGGGGTGGAGGCGTTCTGCATCGGGTCCGAGATGCGGTCGCTCACGCAGATGCGCGACGATCTGGGCTTTCCGGCGGTGGCGGCCTTTCGGGCGCTGACCGCGGAGGTGCGTATCCTGCTGCCCCATGCCGATCTGGGCTATGCCGCCGACTGGTCGGAATATTTCGGCTATCATCCGCAGGACGGCAGCGGCGAGGTGCATTTCCATCTCGATCCGCTTTGGGCCGATCCGCAGATCGATTTCATCGGCATCGACAATTACATGCCGCTCAGCGACTGGCGCGAGGGCCCGGATCATGCCGATGCGGAGTGGGGTGTGATCCACGATCTGGACTACCTGCGCGCCAATATCGAGGGGGGGGAGGGATACGACTGGTATTACCCCACCGCCGAGGCGCGGGCGGCGCAGCGGCGCGAGCCCATCACCGACGGGCTTTACGGGGAGCCCTGGACCTTTCGCTACAAGGATCTGCGCGGCTGGTGGGAGGCGGAGCATCACAACCGCATCCCCGGTCCGCGCGGCTGGGCCGTGCCCAATGGCGACCGGCCCGATCTGTGGGGCACGGCGGGGGGCGCGGTTCTGAGCCCCGTGGCGGGCAGTTTCGTCGAGGGGCGGTTTCGCAATGCGGTGCGGGTGACGGATGCGGCGGGCAATTTCCTGTCCATGGCGCGCTCGGCGGATTTTCCGGGGCTGGCGGGCACGCCCTACAAGGTGCGGCTGTTCTACCGGGCGGGGAGTGCGACCTACCTGCGGCTGACGGTCGATTACCGCGATCCGGTGGTGGCGTGGATCTATGTCGTGGGCGCGCCGGGCGCGCTTGCCCCGATCACGGTCTCGGGCCATGTGGTGCAGGGGGTGGAGAATATCCTGCATCCCGATGGCACCCATGAATTCCGCTGCGAGATCATCCTGAAAGGGCATGATCCGGCGATGAACATCGGCTTTGGGCCGGGGTCGAATGTCGTGGGCCAGACCGTGGATTTCGTCGGGCTGGGGGTGACGGCGCGCGCGCTGCACAAGACGGGTTGGGTGCCGATGTCCAAGCCCATCCGCTTTACCGAGATCGGCTGTCCCGCCGTCGACAAGGGGACGAACGAGCCCAACAAGTTCTTTGATCCCAAGAGCTCGGAAAGCGCCTTGCCGCAGTTTTCGAACGGGCGGCGCGATGATCTGATCCAGGCGCAATATCTGCGCGCGATCCTGTCCTATTGGGCGGAACCGGGGAAAAACCCCGTTTCGCCCATCTATGGCGGGCCGATGCTGGAGATGGACCGCGCGCATGTCTGGGCCTGGGATGCGCGGCCATGGCCCGCTTTCCCGCGCGACACGGCGCGGTGGTCGGATGGCGACAACTGGCGCTTGGGGCATTGGATCTCGGGGCGGATCGAGGCGGTGCCGCTCAGCCATGTGGTGGCCGAATTGTGCGAGGCGGCCGGTGTGACCCGCTATGACGTCTCAGACCTTCAGGGTCTGGTGCGCGGGCATCTGTCGGGCGAGACGGAAAGCGCGCGGGCAAGGGTGCAGGCCCTGATGCTGGCCTATGGTTTTCTCGCCGTGGAGCGGGAGGGCATGTTGGTCTTTCGGCATCTGCCGCGCAGGCCTGCGGCGGTGATCGATCCGGGTCTGACCGCGCTGGGCGAGGGGGGCGCTGGCGGTCTGACGCTGAGCCGGGCGGCGGAAGCGGAGGTGACGGGGCGCGTGCGCATCGGCTTCACCGCGGCGGAGGCCGATTACGGTGAACGGGTGGCCGAGGCGGTGTTTCCCGGCGACGGATCGGATCTTGTCACGGTGAGCGATCTTCCCCTGGCGATGACCGGACCCGAGGCGCAGGCCATCGCGGAACGCTGGCTGGCGGAGGCGGGCGTGGCGCGCGATGGGCTGAGCCTTGTCCTGCCGCCCTCGACGCGGGGGGTGGGCGCGGGCGACATGGTGGCGCTGGGCGACGGATCGACCTGGCGGATCGACCGGGTCGAGGACCGGGGCGCGCGGGCCATCGAGGCGGTGCGCGTGGAGCCATCGGTGTTCGACCCGTCGGACGCGGTGGAGGAACGCGCGCCCGTCATCCCCTTTGTGCCGCCCATGCCGGTCAGCCCGGTCTTCATGGACCTGCCGCTGTTGACGGGGGGCGAGATCGAGCATGCGCCGCATCTGGCCGTCACGGCGACGCCCTGGGCGGGGGCTGCGGCGGTCTATGCCTCGGCCAGCGAGGACGGGTTTTCGCTGGTCCGTTTCATCGAGCGGCGCGCGGTGATCGGGCGGCTCGAGACGCCGCTTTTCGGGGCGAGGCCGGGGTTGTGGGACCGGTCCGGCCCCTTGCGCCTGCGCATTCCGGAGGCGCGTCTGGCGGGGGCCGAGATGGAGGCGGTGCTGAACGGGGCCAATGCCGCCGCGGTCGGCATCGGCGATGACGGGCCGTGGGAGGTGATCCAGTTCGCCGGCGCGGAGCTGGTCGGACCCGACCTGTGGGAGATCGGCCTGCGGCTGAGGGGGCAGCAAGGCACCGATGCGCTGATGCCCGAGATCTGGCCCGAGGGCAGCCTGTTCGTGCTGCTCGACGGGGCGCCGGTTCAGATCGATCCGGGAATGGCGGCGCGGGGATTGGCGCGGAACTACCGGATCGGGCCCGCGCGGCGGAGCGTGGAGGACGCAAGCTACGTGGCGCGCCGTCTGGCCTTTGCCGGGGCGGGGTTGCGGCCCTATTCCCCCGTCCATCTGCGCGCGATGCCCGGGGAAGCGGGGCTTTCGGTCAGCTGGATCCGGCGCAGCCGGATCGACGCCGACAGCTGGCAGGGGGTGGACGTGCCGCTGGGCGAGAGCGCGGAAAGCTACCTTCTGCGGATCAGCGATGCCGCCGGGCTGCGGCGCGAGGTGACGCTGGGCGCGCCCGGTTTCGTCTACACGAGCGCGATGCGGTCCGGGGATGGCACGCTTGCGCCTTTCACCATCGAGGTTGCCCAGCTTTCCGACAGGTTCGGACCGGGCCCGTTTGCAAGGATCACGATCAATGACTGA
- the irrA gene encoding iron response transcriptional regulator IrrA, protein MTPAALERSKTWLAQGDLRPTRQRLALASLLVGDGENRHVTAEGLHDAVMATGDRVSLATVYNTLRAFCDAGLMQEVTVDGSRSYFDTRMDDHPHFHFEDSGHLTDAPGGDLEIRGLPEVPEGYEIAKLDVVIRLRKTR, encoded by the coding sequence ATGACGCCCGCAGCCCTCGAACGCAGCAAAACCTGGCTCGCCCAAGGTGACCTGAGACCGACGCGCCAGCGTCTGGCGCTTGCCTCTTTGCTCGTCGGCGACGGGGAAAACCGCCATGTGACCGCCGAGGGGCTGCATGATGCGGTGATGGCGACGGGTGACAGGGTGTCGCTGGCCACCGTCTACAACACGCTGCGCGCGTTTTGCGATGCGGGCCTCATGCAGGAAGTGACCGTCGACGGCTCGCGCAGCTATTTCGACACGCGGATGGATGATCACCCGCATTTCCACTTCGAGGACAGCGGGCATCTGACCGATGCGCCCGGCGGCGACCTGGAAATCCGCGGCCTGCCCGAGGTTCCCGAAGGCTACGAGATCGCCAAGCTCGACGTCGTGATCCGCCTGCGCAAGACGCGCTGA
- the fabA gene encoding bifunctional 3-hydroxydecanoyl-ACP dehydratase/trans-2-decenoyl-ACP isomerase: MADYPTSFDREGLLACARGELFGPGNAQLPAPPMLMMDRITEISGDGGEHGKGHVVAEFDITPDLWFFECHFPGNPIMPGCLGLDGLWQLTGFNLGWRGWQGRGYALGVGEVKLTGMVRPDRKMLTYHVDFTKAIQTRRLTMGVADGRVEADGEVIYLVKDMKVALSES, translated from the coding sequence ATGGCAGATTATCCCACATCTTTCGACCGCGAGGGGCTTTTGGCCTGCGCCCGTGGCGAGCTTTTCGGACCCGGCAACGCGCAGCTTCCCGCGCCGCCCATGTTGATGATGGACCGCATCACCGAGATTTCGGGGGATGGCGGCGAACATGGCAAGGGCCATGTGGTCGCCGAATTCGACATCACGCCGGACCTGTGGTTCTTTGAATGCCATTTCCCCGGCAACCCGATCATGCCCGGCTGCCTTGGGCTGGATGGTCTGTGGCAGCTGACGGGCTTCAACCTTGGCTGGCGCGGCTGGCAGGGGCGGGGCTATGCGCTGGGCGTGGGCGAGGTCAAGCTGACCGGCATGGTGCGCCCCGACCGCAAGATGCTGACCTATCACGTCGATTTCACCAAGGCGATCCAGACCCGCCGCCTGACCATGGGCGTGGCGGACGGGCGCGTCGAGGCGGATGGCGAGGTGATCTACCTCGTCAAGGACATGAAGGTCGCGCTGAGCGAAAGCTGA